The region TGATGGCGCAAGAAATCCCCTCTTGCTGGAGGATCCGTTCCAGGCGCGCAGTCACGTCCCGCTTCTGCGTGTACACCGCAAAGACCTGGCACCTTCTGCCTTCGGCCAGTTCTTTCTTGATTTCCTCTACCAGCCTGCGCTCTTTTGAATAAACAAATTGCTCGGGCAGGTCCGCAGGCTCAGCAATCAGAAACCGCTGCCGTCGGCCATCTTCGTCGATCTCTGAACCATAGAGCTTTCCCAGCCCGTAGGGATGGTCGGGATAAAGCAGCAGCGCATTGAGCATGATGCTCAGCACGGAGCGGTTGCCGCGGTGCGCCTTCAGCGCCTCGCTCATGTCTTCTTCCAGCCGTTCGTAGGCTGCGCCCATGGGTGCGTCCATCGGAACCTGAATGACCGATTCCTCATAGGGCGGCAGGGCGTCGGAGATGTCCTCCAGGAAGACAAAGGCGCAGGTATCCATGAGGAAATCGCCAAAGAGCAAGGGCGATGCTCCCGGCTTGCGCCGAACCGTTACCGTGGTCTTTCCATCGGAACAGGCGTTCTCCGCTGGCGTGATCTTGGTGATGGTTTCAAGGACACCGTAATCCTGGGCAAACGCTGACCGTCCCGTGGTTCCCCACTCATAACCCTTGCTGATCATCCGTGGGGCTTGCAGCCGGAAGAGAATGTTGTAGAGATCGTCGGCATAGCCGCCCAGGAGAGTGCCGGTCATGCCCAGGGTCCGCTCGGCGCAGGCAGCAAGCGCCCCCATCGCGTTGCCCTGTGCCGTGTCCCCGGCCAATTGGTGCAGTTCGTCGCAAATCGCGTAGTCGAAGAACCCGTCCATGTAACGGCTGATGAAATCCACGGGCGCTACACGCGGAATCTTTTTGTTGTCGGCCTGCCAGAGCGGAGCATAACGGCCCCGACAGCCTTTCTCGCTCAATTCCGTAAGGACTTCAGAGATTCTCACCTTCTCAAAGTCTTGACTGGTCAGCCGGCCCTCGTCGGTCATGACCGGCGCTCCACTTGCTGGATTCACCACGCACCCGCGATGCCGGCCGGAACGAGGCACCTGGTACGCATGCCGCCAGAAGTAGCCAAGTTTGGCCCGGTCCCGGCCTACGATGAAGAGGGTGGGCCTGCCGCAAAGCGCCTCCCAGCGCTTGCGAGCCGACGGATAGCCTTTGCACAGGCGCAAGTCGGTCAGGGTTGTCCGCAATCCGTCGCGCACGATTGAGCCGCGCCTGAACCTGACTTCGTTGATTCCGTGGGGCGAATTCTCAGCGCCGCCGTTGCGCAGATCGTCCACCAGAAACACCCGAATGCCGGGAATGGTATACAGGGCTTCCCTCGCCCACTTTTCGACGATGTGCGGTGGGACCATAGCCAGCGCCGTGAATGGGCGCCGATCACTGTGGACGTACATGGCGCCGAGCGAAATCAGGGTCTTCCCGGTTCCGCACTCCGCAATCACGTTAGCAGTACGAGCCTGGTTCCACCTCTTCACGATCCCCATGATGGCCAGGGTCTGTGCCGGAAACGGCTGCCGGAGTAATGCGCTGAGGTGCGGCGAAGGAGGATCGTCAACCTGGTGGAGCGCCGGATAAGTGCTCAGAATGCGTTCGCCCAGCTCATTCGAGTGGGCTCTCATGTAATCAAAGAGTGTGGAGATAGGCTGCATAGAAGTCCATGGTTCGGGAGGAATTTAGAAACAGAAGACAAGAAACCAGTCGGTTTTGGGCTTGAGCCGTCGGTGGTTGCGAGGGAGCAAGGCTGGCCTACGTGACTTCCGCTCTTAGCATTGTTCTTGGTTGGAGGGCCAGCCCAATTCAGCGGAAATGGGAGTATCATTTTGCTGGTGAAGAGAAGGAAAGAACTTCC is a window of Terriglobia bacterium DNA encoding:
- a CDS encoding DEAD/DEAH box helicase; translated protein: MQPISTLFDYMRAHSNELGERILSTYPALHQVDDPPSPHLSALLRQPFPAQTLAIMGIVKRWNQARTANVIAECGTGKTLISLGAMYVHSDRRPFTALAMVPPHIVEKWAREALYTIPGIRVFLVDDLRNGGAENSPHGINEVRFRRGSIVRDGLRTTLTDLRLCKGYPSARKRWEALCGRPTLFIVGRDRAKLGYFWRHAYQVPRSGRHRGCVVNPASGAPVMTDEGRLTSQDFEKVRISEVLTELSEKGCRGRYAPLWQADNKKIPRVAPVDFISRYMDGFFDYAICDELHQLAGDTAQGNAMGALAACAERTLGMTGTLLGGYADDLYNILFRLQAPRMISKGYEWGTTGRSAFAQDYGVLETITKITPAENACSDGKTTVTVRRKPGASPLLFGDFLMDTCAFVFLEDISDALPPYEESVIQVPMDAPMGAAYERLEEDMSEALKAHRGNRSVLSIMLNALLLYPDHPYGLGKLYGSEIDEDGRRQRFLIAEPADLPEQFVYSKERRLVEEIKKELAEGRRCQVFAVYTQKRDVTARLERILQQEGISCAIMRSNIDTAKREAWYERRLKEGVQVFIAHPRLVETGLDLLFAPTIIFYESGYSLHTLRQASRRSWRIGQRQPVRVKFLCYEGTMQVKCLRLMGKKLLVALAMEGKFAGEGLQTLDEDDDMLTSMAKELVEKNGIGESADAVWKCLNAEHQRLFPACAESTTIEPGAVPDLAATAGQSQPQSHPLIDAVLNPSQVLVFGQAAASARKPRRGSQGLVPEQGVLFQIT